One window of the Eucalyptus grandis isolate ANBG69807.140 chromosome 8, ASM1654582v1, whole genome shotgun sequence genome contains the following:
- the LOC104417586 gene encoding LOW QUALITY PROTEIN: germin-like protein subfamily 1 member 16 (The sequence of the model RefSeq protein was modified relative to this genomic sequence to represent the inferred CDS: inserted 3 bases in 3 codons; deleted 2 bases in 2 codons): MIREAHIAFLILALATATAFAFDPSPLQDFCVAINDPKGWIFVNGKLCKDQNKSQQMIFFKGFRYPGNTANXTGSKVTPAFVRPICRLNTLGISMARIDFAPGAXNPPHTHRGTEILVVTEGTLLVGLSRLTTNNTFFTKVLYKGDVFVFPXGLIHFQLNIERLPALAFAALSSQNSGLITIANAVFDQSHPFRLMFSPKAFQVDKKIADYLQAQFWYDNN, from the exons ATGATAAGGGAGGCCCACATAG CCTTCCTCATCTTGGCTCTGGCAACCGCCACCGCTTTTGCCTTTGACCCAAGTCCTCTTCAGGACTTCTGTGTGGCCATCAATGACCCCAAAGGTTGGA TATTTGTGAATGGGAAGCTCTGCAAGGATCAAAACAAGTCACAGCAGATGATTTTCTTCAAGGGGTTCAGATACCCAGGGAATACGGCAA CCACTGGATCAAAAGTCACACCTGCTTTCGTGAGACCAATTTGCAGACTCAACACTTTGGGCATTTCCATGGCTCGTATTGATTTCGCTCCGGGTG TGAATCCTCCCCACACTCACCGTGGGACCGAGATTCTGGTTGTTACTGAGGGCACACTGCTTGTCGGCTTGTCACGCCTAACCACT AACAACACCTTCTTCACCAAAGTGTTGTACAAAGGGGATGTGTTTGTGTTCC CTGGTCTCATCCACTTCCAGCTGAACATTGAAAGACTCCCTGCATTGGCCTTTGCTGCTCTGAGCAGCCAGAACTCC GGACTGATTACCATTGCTAATGCCGTGTTCGATCAAAGCCACCCATTTCGGCTGATGTTCTCACCCAAGGCCTTCCAAGTGGATAAGAAGATTGCTGACTACCTTCAAGCGCAGTTTTGGTATGACAACAACTAA